The genomic stretch CTCTTAAACGATACGGCAGGATGTTGAACGAAGAGGCAATTCAAGGCAAATTGGACCCAGTAATCGGCAGAGAAAATGAAATTAGACGAGTGTTGCAAGTATTATCGAGGAAAACAAAAAATAATCCTGTGCTTATCGGCGAGCCTGGCGTTGGCAAAACTGCTGTAGTTGAGGGAATCGCTCAAAGAATTGTAAATCGCGACGTACCGGAAAATCTCAAAACGAAGTCAATTGTTGCTTTGGATATGGGAAGTCTGATTGCCGGAACAAGTTTCCGAGGTCAATTTGAAGAGCGACTCAAAGCACTAATTAAAGAAGTCTCCGATTCAAACGGTGAAATAATCCTCTTCATTGATGAATTGCACACTTTAGTCGGTGCAGGAGCGACTTCCGGTAGCATGGATGCAGCTAACATACTCAAACCGGCACTTGCACGCGGAGAATTGCATTGCATCGGTGCAACAACATTCAACGAATATCAAAAATACGTCGAAAAAGATGCCGCTTTGGAGCGACGTTTCCAGAAAGTGATTATTGATGAGCCGACTGTCGAAGACACAATCTCTATTTTACGTGGATTAAAAGAGCGGTATGAAGTTCATCATGGTGTCAAAATCACTGACGCTGCAATCATAGCTGCTTCAGAATTATCTTACCGCTACATTTCTGACAGATTTCTTCCCGATAAGGCAATTGATTTGGTTGACGAAGCTGCAAGCAAACTCAGACTCGAGATGGATTCCTTACCTGAAGAAATAGATTCGATTGACCGAAGAATTAGACAGCTTGAAATTGAGAGACAGGCTTTACTTCACGAACTTGAGAATAACGATGATTGAATTGACAAAAATTGACGGCGAAAAAATCCTTGTGAACGCCGATGAAATCGAAACCGTAGAATCGGCTTTCGATACTACTATCACTTTGAAATCCGGAAGGAAAATCATTGTCAAGGAGAATAAGACTTTAATTGCAGAACTCGTAATTTTGTACAAACGAGAGTGCAACAAAGGGCTTTTTCGAGATGAACAATAGAGTTTTGCGACTCATATTTCTATTTTTTGTCATACTGATTTTGAAATCAAATTCGGTATTTTCAACTATGGTAAATGATTCGATCAATACTCTTCCAATTGAGAATTTGCTTCGCTACGGATTTAATAAAGTGATGAATGTCTATAATTTTAACCTATTATTGGACTATCACACCGAAACTAAATTCGGTATCTTCGATTTAGAGCAAAATTACTACGGTAACGCCTCGCTCGAAGGCAGAACGATATTTCAAGATGACCAAGCGTTCAAATTCAATTATTTAACACCGGCGACCGGCAATTTCCGATTTCTCCTTAATAACTCATATTTAGTCACTTCCAATCCGGGCAGTGTTGAATTGAATGAACTAAGTCGATTGAATGGACTTTTGGGGATTCAATATGATATTTCGGAATATAATTTCATCAATTTTGCATATGGACGAGAACAAAATTCGCAAGTAGGAGTTGTCTCCGGTGGCGATATTATGAAATTCGAAGCCAAGTATTTGAACAATGAGAGCGATTTGAATTTTGCCGGCAGATTAAAAGGGGAGATGTTGAAACTCAATTACAACCGCTCGCTAAATACTATAAATTTTAATTCAAATGTATCGCGAATTTTTTCGATTTACGATTACATAAGTGCCGATTTTGGTGTATCATATTTAGACAGGTCGAATCTGCTCAGGCGAGATTCGGTGTATATGTCTGCAAATAGTCTTGATTTCCCGTTTTCAGTCGAGGAACGTGGCAGTTTAACATATTTTGCCGAACTGAATTTGAATTATCAACTGAGCAAAGCAATGTATAGCGGAATCAAATTAGCAGTAAACCGTAATTCGGTAGAAAAATGGTACAATACATATGTTCCGAATGATTTGAATACAGGAGTCTCGAAATCTCGCGACATTACATCGTTCAGATTGAGCGGAAATATGAATTATGTCAATCCTGCTTTCACAAATAGGTTACTAATGGACTATTCAACTGAGGAAGACCAAAATATCGTAACTAAACTTCAGGATATTGACGAAAATCGCTTCAATCAAATGAAGAACGAAGCTTTTATGTTGGATAATATAACTTCTATTACAAATATTACCAATCAAACACAGTTTCTTTTGTCGAAATCCGATACTTTGGAATCAAAAATTTTGCTGATGTTAACACGCTTTGATACTCCATCGGAATCGAATTACTCCGACAGAGACGAGTTCATGACAATAATTTCCACCAAGTATTCACGCAAAGTCAACGAATTGTTCGCGATGGGGGTTAATGCCGAATTGCAAATGAATCATTTGGTCTATCTTAAATCGCAGCGAAGTGCATCGAATTATTGGATGCGGATTATCAAATTGAGCCCATTTTTCAGCTACAATAGCAAATTTATTTCATTGAAACCTACTTTCAACATCTTGGCAAATTATACAGTTTACGATTTTGAATCAATATCACCGGGTGTCTCGAGTTATAGCTTTCGTCAAATAGGATATAATGATTCGATTACAATTAGGTTGACTGAAAAGACAAGCCTGTTATTGAACTACGATTTGATATATCGTGAAACAGGAGTCTTGTATTGGTCAAGTTTTGAGGAATCACCCGTCAGTGGAAATATGAAATTTTTCGGGAAATTTTTCGTGAAATATAGGGAGAACGAAGTCTATGACGTAGCTTGCGGGTTCAGATACTACAACTTGTCAAATAGGAATATCGCAATTCGCAGAAGCAATCCAAATGATTATGTAAGTGTTAGTTTAGGTCCTGAAATAAACATTAAAGTTAATTTTTCGCATTATTCGTTAATATCTTTAGTAGGTTGGTATGAATTTAGATATATAAATGATAGGTTTTCGGGAGAAATACCAAATATTTATTTAGTTTCACAAATTTCATTGTAATTTCATGAGCGAAAAAATTTTCCATTCTCATAACACTCTCAAGAGCGAAAGACATTCAATCACAGAAATTGAACCGATTTTAGCAGATTTGAGGTCAAAATTTTCTATTGATGATACGATATTTTACAATATCATGATTGCAGTCACAGAAGCAGTCAACAATGCTATCAATCATGGCAACAAATTAGACCCAAGCAAGCAAGTTCAGTTTAATGTGGAAGCAGATAAAGAGATGATTTACATTTACGTTAAAGACGAAGGGACTGGTTTTAATCCTCAGGAAATTGACGATTGCCTCGAACCCGAAAATTTGCTCAAAGCAAGCGGCAGAGGTGTTTTTATCATTCGTGAATTAATGCATGAAGTCAAGATACGTTCGAATTCGGAAGGAACAGTTGTGGAAATGAAATATTTTTTCAAATAGGGTCAAGGTGATAATCGCAATATTTCCCACTTTTCAGTTTCGCTTAATTTGAATCTGAACCTATCGTGCAATCTATTTTCTCGTCCCTGCCAAAATTCAAACTCATCAGGCACTAAACGGTAGCCTCCCCAAAAGTCCGGCAACGGCACATTAATCGGGTGCTTCATCATTAGTTTAAGCACTTTCCTAATCAAAGTGAATCTACTCTTTAGTGGTTGACTTTGCTCCGATGCCCAAGCTCCGATTCTGCTCGTATATGGTCTTGTATCGTAATATTTTTTAGATTCCTCAGGAGAGATTTTTTGGATTTTACCTTCAATTCGGATTTGACGCTCAAATTTATCCCAGAAAAATAGCAATGAGCCATAAGGATTGGACGTAATGTCAGTTCCTTTGCGACTCAAATAGTTCGTGAAGAATACAAAGCCCTGTTCGTCATAGCTTTTCAAAAGCACAACTCTCGATGATGGGCGACCGTCGGAATTGACAGTTGAAATCACCATCGCTGTCGGTTCGTAGAAATTACCGTTCAACCCTTCATCCATCCAAATTTTGAATTGTGCAAAAGGGTCTTTATTAATCGAAGTTTCGTCAAGTTTGAACTTGTTGTAATCTCGTCTGATATCGCCTAAATTTTCCATTGAATTCCCACAAATTAAAAACGGCACGATTGAACTATTGTGTTAATCGTGCCGTTAGATTTTATATTTTATCTTACAATTGTAAAGCTCTTTACAAAGCTATTCAATCCACTGTTAATCGATATCATATAAGTCGAAATAGGTAAATGACTGATATTGATTATGTATTCATTTACACCTTCGGACGTAATATTTGTTGATTCATGCACAACATTGCCGGAAATATCAAAAATGAGTATTTTAATTGGCGCTATTGCGAACGAATTCAATTGTAGTTTGATTTGTTCATTTGCCGGATTTGGGTACATTAAGAAGTTTTTGTCAACAAAACTTTGTACTGATGATGAGGGGTCTGTTGTGAACGAATTTACTTGAGACCAATCGCCGTTTCCGCCTGATGATTCACCGCGAACACGCCATTTATACAGAGTGCCTCCTTCGCTAGTGTTAAAGAGGTATTCTTCGTCTGTCAATCCGCCTTGATTTACAACCAAACTTTCTTCAAAATTTTCTTTGGTTGTGATTTGAATTCTATAAGAATCAGCACCTTCAATTTGTCCCCATTTGATGAGCGGTGATTTTTCAACTTTTGTAGCATTATTTTCAGGATATATTAGCGCCGGACCATACATACTCGAACCGATATTGAATGACCAAATTTCTGAAAATTCGCCATATCCGGTGCCATTCGATGCACGTACACGCCAATAGTAAGTTGTGTTGTTTACTAAACGATTAGGAGTTACTTCGGCACTTAAATCTTCGATTCCTGATTTAGTAAATTTAATGGCAAAGCCTTCAAAAGTATTATCGTTTGCTATTTGAACTGCATAAGTATCAGCACGGTCTGCTGCCTCCCAAGTCAAAGTTGGGGTAGTAGTTTTGATGTCAGCATTGATTGCCGGTGTTTTCAATACAACTTTCGCCGGCAAAGGAAAAGCAGTTGTAAATGTAAATACCTCAGACCATGGGCTTGTTCCGGCATCGTTATTCGCTGCTACTCGCCACCAATATTGGGTCGAATGAGTTAGTTCATTTGGCAGATATGCGTTTGTTGGTAAAGCATTTTTGTCGATTACTAAACTTGTAAAATTTGCATTTGAGCTTACTTGCAAAATGTATTTATTCGTGTTATCAGTTAGCGACCAAGTGAGCGCATTTGAAACTTTGACATTTTTTGCTAAGTTTTCCGGCAATTGTGGCTGTGGAGTTTGTGGTGGACTTGTTTGATTTTTATCAGTCAAATTGAACCAATAAGAATAATTCTTCGTTTGTCCGTTTACCACAACTCCTTTGATTTCAACGTTGTATCGCACTTCATTTACCAATCCGTCTGCTTTCCAACTGATGTTGTTCGGGAAACTTCCCCAACCTTCGTTGTCGTATTTTACAGAATTCACATTGATATTTGAGCCACTTTCAGTTTTCATTGTAACAACTGCTGATGTGTAATCCACATTTTGGTTTGCCCACAAATTTGACTTACTTGCAATTGCATTGAATGACAAATAAAAGGACTTGCTAAAATAAGAAGGAGGATAATACTCGTATGGATAAGCAATGTATTCTAAGTCTGTATCCGATATATTTCCATTTGTATAATCTTGATACAAAAAATTTGCGCCGGTATAATAATAATTTGAACCTTGTGGTTTGCCATCAGCTCTACCAAAAGCAAATCGAGTCAAAAAAGGATTGATTATTGCTCTACGGTGCCCGACTTTATAATTTTGTTCTTTGTCTGCATTATGCTCATCAATCAGCCATCCGATAATTATATCTTCACTTATGACTGTAGTAGGATTCGTTCCTATTCCTAGATGCAAATTAGACTTTAGCCTTGCTTGACCGGCACCCGGAGTGTAGCATTTTGACGAAGGGTCATCAACGTGTCCGATAGTACCGCCTGCAATCATATTCAAGCTACCTTCCATAGACATTTGTTGACCATTGTACTCGTAAGTTACTGGTTTGAGCTTATGAAGGCTGCGGATATAATTGACACGCTCTAAAACTCGGTCAATCTCTGATTGTTTCAACACACCTGCTGTGCATGACCCTATGTCAGGCAATACATCATATATAGCATTCAAATTTTGTGATTCGGGATTCCCTGCAAAGCTAAAACTTGGTACAGCAATTATGATAGCGATAAGTAATAATATTTTTTTCATTTTAATTTTTTTATAATTTAACAAATATCCATTCATATATTACACACGAATGAAGAGAAAGTTACATTTATTTAATAAAACAAGTTGAATACTTAACATAACAAAAAGCCCTCATTTTTGTTCTGAGGGCTAAATGTTCTTCAAATTAATTGGATTAATGTCCGATTTTAGCCTTATAAGCTGTTGCATCCATTAGCTTGTCTAATTCTGCAAGATTGCTCAATTCGATTTTTACAATCCATCCTTCGCCATAAGGGTCCGAGTTTACTGTTTCGGGAGCATCATTCAATGCTGAATTGACTTCCACCAATTTTCCTGAAACTGGGGCATACATTTCTGCAACAGTTTTAACAGCTTCAATTGTTCCGAAACTATCTCCAACGTTGACAGTAGCGTCGGGTTCGGGAATATCAATATAAACGATATCACCAAGTTCGCCTTGAGCATGGTCAGTCACTCCGATAGTGCCGATATTACCTTCTAATTTGACCCATTCGTGGTCTTCTGTGTATTTTAAATTTTCCGGGAAATTCATACAATCTCCAACTTTTAATTGAAAAAAAACAATTATCAAAGTGTAAAATTAAGAAAATTACATTGAATTCCAATCAACTCTATCTAAATATTTTGTATCAATATTGCCTGAGATAAAGTCTTTGTTCATCATCATCTTCTTATGGAAAGGAATAGTAGTCTTGATTCCTTCGATTATAAATTCGTCTAAAGCTCTGTACATCTTAGCTATTGCCTCTTTTCGAGTAGGGGCAGTAGCTATTAATTTTGCAACTAATGAATCATAGTTACTCGGAATTGTGTAGCCTTGGTAAGCATGGGAATCGGTTCTGATACCACGACCACCGGGAACATGAAATACATCAATACGCCCGGGGCTTGGGCGGAAATTGTGTTCAGGGTCTTCGGCGTTGATTCTGCATTCGATTGAATGGAATTTTGGCTCAGACTCTTTTAGCCTTAGTTTGCCACCTGAAGCGACTAAAATTTGCTCAGTAATCAAATCTATTCCCAATGACTCTTCCGTGACAGGGTGTTCAACTTGAATTCGGGTATTCATTTCCATGAAGTAGAAGTTCATTTCAGCATCAACTAAGTATTCGATTGTGCCGGGACCGTAATAGTTCACAGATTTTGCCCCAAGTACAGAAACTTCGCCCATTTGTTTACGTAAAGCCCTTGTTACTACGGGCGATGGAGCTTCTTCGATTAGTTTTTGGTGCCGTCTTTGGATAGAACATTCTCTTTCGTTCAGATGCACGACATTGCCGTGTTTGTCGCCAATCACTTGAATTTCTATATGTCGTGAACCGATAACAAGTTTTTCGATATATAAATCCGGATTGCTAAAGAATGCCTCGGCTTCATTGCTTGCTACGCTGAATGCGGCAGCTAATTCATTCGGACTTTCGACAAGTCGCATACCTTTGCCGCCACCACCTGCAACAGCTTTCAGCATTACAGGGTATCCGATTTCATCGCAAACTGTTTTCGCTTCTTCATAATCTTTCACAACGCCTACACTGCCGGGAACAACAGGGACCCCTGCGTTACGCATAGTTTCTTTTGCTATAGATTTATTTCCCATTCTGCGAATTGCATCGGCAGATGGACCAATGAAGATGATTCCGTGGTCGTTGCAAATTTCAACAAATTTATCATTTTCAGCCATGAACCCATATCCAGGATGAATTGCATCCGCATTGGTAATCATAGCAGCCGATATAATAGCCGGTATTCTGAGGTAGCTATCGCGACTTGGAGCTGGACCGATACAAATTGCTTCATCAGCAAATTTCACGTGTAAAGATTCCTTATCTGCTGTAGAATATACAGCAACTGTTGCAATTCCCATCTCTTTACAAGCTCGGATAATCCTAAGCGCTATCTCGCCTCGATTTGCAATCAATACTTTTTTTATCATACTCATCTATCCCTTATTAATCAGGCTGAATAAGGAAAATTGGCTGATTAAATTCAATAGGTTTAGAATTTTCGATTAGAATTTTCACGACAGTGCCACTGACATCACTTTCGATTTCGTTCATTAATTTCATTGCTTCGATAATGCAAAGTGTATCACCCGGGCGAATTTTAGTGCCTACTTCCACGAAAGCCGGTGATTCGGGCGAAGGTGAACGATAAAAAGTACCCACAATTGGAGATTTGATTTCGTGAAGATTACTTTCCGGTGCAACATCTTTTGCTTCAGCTACAGGAGCGGATTGTTGAGGTGCATAATGTTGCGATTCTTGAACAGGTGCCATATTCGGGGTAGATGCAAAAGAACCCATCGGAATAATAATGGGCTGATTGGTATTAGACTCGGATTTAGATTCGCTGATTTTGCTGATTTTGATTTTTGTGCCTTCTTCATCTATTTCGAGCGATGAAGCAGAACTTTCATCAAACAACTGCATAATATCTTTCAAGTAACTGATGTCCATAATATCTCCTGAATTGTTGAAAAAAAATTGATTGGAGAATTAATTATTCTTTAACGCGTTCAATATAGCTTGCTTCACGAGTATCAACTCTGATTAAGTCACCTTCATTGATAAATATCGGAACACCGATTTCGGCTCCGGTTTCGAGAGTTGCGGGTTTGGTAACATTTGTAGCTGTATCACCTTTGAATCCGGGTTCGGTATGAATTACTCTTAAGTTTACGTGTTGTGGTACATCAACTGAAAGCACTGCTTCACCCTCGAATGCAAGTAATGCTATCTCATTCTCTTTCAAAAATCGAATTTCACTACCAAGAGTATCATCGGGAATGCCGATTTGCTCGAATGTGTTTACATCCATGAAAATCAAATCGCTGCCATCTTTGTAAAGATATTGATATGAGCGTCTTTCAACTCTGACAAACTCAACTGTTTCTTCACTTCTAAAGCGATTTTCAACAACTTTTCCGGTACGGATATTACGCATTTTCGTTTGGAAAAATGCGCCACCTTTGCCGGGTTTGATGTGTTGCGTTTCAATCACAACACAGTTTTCACCGTTATATTTAACGACTGCACCTTTTTTGAGGTCTGTAGCACTGCCCATATTTTAAATTGTCATTTATGTATAAAAAAAGAGGTGACGAGAGGAGTCGAACCTCCGTAGGCGGTTTTGCAGACCGCAGCCTAGCCACTCGGCCACGTCACCTTAAGACTACAAATATAGGGTTTTTTGCTCACATACCAAAATATTTGTTGATAAATTACATTTCTAAAAAATATTTTTTGAAATCTACTCGCAATGTGCTACTTTTGTGTTCTGTATCTTTGCGGAAGTGGTGAAATTGGTAGACACGCCATCTTGAGGGGGTGGTGCCTTATGGGTGTAGGGGTTCAAATCCCCTCTTCCGCACAAAAATCTCAGCCTTTGTTTGTACTCTCAAATATTTTATCAGCCGATTTGGCGATAAAACCCTTGAACAATTCTCCCGATGACGTTTCGTATCGTTTTGCGAATTCGTAATAGCAACCTGTGATTTCAAATTCACCTTCGATGAAATCTCCTGAGATTATATCGGCTTTGATACTGGATTGTTCGAGATACTCCGCCGGATTGCCCTTGATTTCTCCACCCGAATCATTAAGTTTGAATCCCTTGTCTTTCAGCAATTGATTGACTTTTTCGAGCGAATCAAACTTTTTGAGATTATTAACTGAGACAGTGAAATGGTTAGCACAAAATCCATTGTAATACAGCCAAGCAGCATATTCGGACTCTTTGAGGAGATTTTGGTAAACTGTATGCGAAGGTTTGCCCCAAATATTGCCGGAGTATAATATTTCACCGCTTTCAATCAAGGCACTTCCAATTTTTTGGACACAATCATCAACGATTGCTTGCAAAAAGTCACTAAACTCGCTCGTTCGGAGTTCACTGATGAAAATCAAAGGCATGTTCTCGTTTCCGGTATATTCATAGTGCTTAGCATTCAACTTTTTTTCCGGGAAATCATATTGTCCCATTTCACGATAGCCTAAATCGGTGAAAATTTTGCCGAGAGTATCCATATTTATTTTAGGATTGTCAAAAGTACGGAACGCAATGTGGTCATTGATAACTGTTTCGCCTTCGGAGGTAAATAGTTCATATACTTTTCGTGCCGATTCATTTTGCGAAGTGTATAATTCCCATAATTTTGATAATACATTGTCGAGTGTCATTTTTTTATTCCTTAAATTTGAACTTCAATTCTTTACAAATGACGCAAAGAACTTATTTAATATTACAGATTACTAATGAATGAATTTTTCACACTTATAAAAGAAGACGGAGAAAGCAAAGCAAGAGCGGGGCTTTTGAAAACTACTTATGCCGAAATCGAAACTCCGGTATTTATGCCCGTCGGAACTAATGCAACTGTCAAGGCGATTCAACAGCGTGAACTCGTGGAGTTAGATACGCGCATCATTTTGGGCAATACCTATCACCTTTACTTGCGTCCCGGCGATGACACAATTCATGAATTCGATGGTTTGCACAAATTTATGAATTGGAATCGCGCAATTCTGACTGATAGCGGTGGTTATCAAGTATTTTCGCTCAAAGACATCAGAAAGATTACCGATGATGGAGTAGAATTCAAATCGCACATTGATGGCTCGAAGCACTTTTTTACACCTGAAATTGTGGTTGACATCCAACGAAATTTAGGCTCCGATATTATGATGGTGCTTGATGAATGTGCTCCTTATCCGGCAGATAGAGCCTATGTACGCAAATCTATGAATCTTTCGCTTGATTGGGCTGAACGTTCAATCGAATATTTCAGACCCAAAACACCCAAATACGGCAACCAACAATTTATGTTCGGGATAGCCCAAGGCGGAATGTATAATGATTTGAGGGTCGAGTATTTGCGGAAAATGATAGACCTTGATTTTGATGGAAATGCTATTGGTGGTCTCTCTGTAGGCGAACCAAATGAAATGATGTATGATATTACTGAACTATCCACTGATATTTTGCCTAAAGATAAACCGCGCTATTTGATGGGAGTCGGCACTCCGATTGATATTTTGGAATGTATCGAACGGGGCATAGATATGTTTGATTGTGTAATGCCAACGCGGAATGCAAGGAACGGGCAATTATTCACTTCGCGTGGGAAAATCAACATCAAAAATGCTAAATATAAGCTTTCAAATGAGCAAATTGACCCGAATGTTGATTCATATGCCAGCCAAAATTTCTCACTCGGATATTTGCGACATCTTTTCATTTCAGATGAAATTCTGGGATTGCAATTGGCATCATTGCATAATATTGCCTTCTATCTTTGGCTTGCTCGAACTGCAAGAGAGAAGATTTTATCGGGAGATTTCAAGAACTGGAAAAAAGACTTTATCCAAATTTATAACGGAAATCAAGGTTAATTGGTTGATTTTTTGTACTTTTGTAAATAGATCATGAGTTTATTTTAAATAAATAGGGACAAGAAATGAATCACATTTTTTCTACAATAATGATGACACCTCCCGGCGGCGGGGATGGTGGTGGTGGCGGTATGATGTCAATGCTTTTGATGTTTGCCGTTGTAATTGCAATCATGTATTTCATGATGATAAGACCACAACAAAAACGTCAGAAAGAACATCAAAATATGCTTTCTAATATTCGCAAGGGCGACAGAGTCATAACAACTGCCGGCATGCACGGCTCAGTTACAGATTCGGACGACAAAACTTTTACACTCCAAATAGCTGATAATGTAAAAGTCAAGTTTGAAAAAGCGTCTATTGCAAGTAAGCTCTAAGATTTCGCTTATTCTATAAAAAAGGATTTTATAATGTTAAATACAATTGAAGAGGCTTTGATTGACCTTGCTTCCGGCAAGGTCATTATCGTTATGGATGATGAGGACCGTGAGAACGAGGGTGATTTAATTGCATCTTCGGAGCTTTGCACTCACGAGACTATCAATTTCATGAGCACGAAAGGTAAAGGTCTCATCTGTATCGCTATTACCGAAGCTCGTGCAAGAGCACTCGAATTGGAACCTATGGTTAGAGTCAATTCTGCATTGCACGAAACTAAGTTTACTGTATCGGTTGATTATGCTCATGGCACATCGACCGGAATTTCAGCTTTCGACAGAGCTATTACAGTAAGGGCTGTTGCCCGACTTGATACTAAACCATCGGATTTGCTTCGTCCCGGTCACGTATTTCCGCTTGTAGCCCAAGAAGGTGGCGTCTTGCGTCGTGCCGGTCATACTGAAGCAACTGTAGATTTAATGAGACTTGCAGGTTTGAAGTCAAGCGGTATTTTATGCGAAATGATTAGCGAAGACGGTTCGATGGCTCGTATGCCAGAATTAGTCGATTTTGCTAAGGCAAATAATATGAAAATCATTACCATAAAGGATTTAATCGCTTATCGTCTCAAGACCGATAATTTAATAAAATGCACCGCTGAAGCAAAATTGCCTACAAAACATGGAGATTTCATAGTTCATGTTTACGAAAGTGAAATTGACCAATTTGAACACTCTGCTTTAGTTTTGGGTGAAATTGACCCCGAAAAGCCAACTTTGGTCAGAGTGCATTCCGAATGTCTAACCGGTGATGTATTTGGGTCAATACGTTGTGATTGTGGCGAACAATTGGAGAAATCACTCGAAATGATTGCCAAAGCCGGTAACGGTGTGTTGCTTTATATGCGTCAAGAGGGAAGAGGTATTGGACTTATCAATAAAGTCAAAGCATATTCACTGCAAGATGCCGGACTTGATACTGTCGAAGCAAATGTTGAACTTGGATTTGCACCCGACCCACGAGATTATGGAATTGGTGCACAAATTTTGCGTTCACTCGGAATTCGTAAGATGTCATTAATAACAAACAATCCACGAAAGAGAGTTGGACTTGAAAGTTACGGGCTCGAGGTAGTTGATTTGGTTCCGCTTCAAATTGAGCCGAATGATTCAAATAGACATTATCTCGAAACTAAAAGAACAAAATTAGGACATATACTAAATTCTTTGTAACT from Candidatus Kapaibacterium sp. encodes the following:
- the efp gene encoding elongation factor P, whose amino-acid sequence is MGSATDLKKGAVVKYNGENCVVIETQHIKPGKGGAFFQTKMRNIRTGKVVENRFRSEETVEFVRVERRSYQYLYKDGSDLIFMDVNTFEQIGIPDDTLGSEIRFLKENEIALLAFEGEAVLSVDVPQHVNLRVIHTEPGFKGDTATNVTKPATLETGAEIGVPIFINEGDLIRVDTREASYIERVKE
- a CDS encoding DUF1338 domain-containing protein, producing MTLDNVLSKLWELYTSQNESARKVYELFTSEGETVINDHIAFRTFDNPKINMDTLGKIFTDLGYREMGQYDFPEKKLNAKHYEYTGNENMPLIFISELRTSEFSDFLQAIVDDCVQKIGSALIESGEILYSGNIWGKPSHTVYQNLLKESEYAAWLYYNGFCANHFTVSVNNLKKFDSLEKVNQLLKDKGFKLNDSGGEIKGNPAEYLEQSSIKADIISGDFIEGEFEITGCYYEFAKRYETSSGELFKGFIAKSADKIFESTNKG
- the tgt gene encoding tRNA guanosine(34) transglycosylase Tgt, translated to MNEFFTLIKEDGESKARAGLLKTTYAEIETPVFMPVGTNATVKAIQQRELVELDTRIILGNTYHLYLRPGDDTIHEFDGLHKFMNWNRAILTDSGGYQVFSLKDIRKITDDGVEFKSHIDGSKHFFTPEIVVDIQRNLGSDIMMVLDECAPYPADRAYVRKSMNLSLDWAERSIEYFRPKTPKYGNQQFMFGIAQGGMYNDLRVEYLRKMIDLDFDGNAIGGLSVGEPNEMMYDITELSTDILPKDKPRYLMGVGTPIDILECIERGIDMFDCVMPTRNARNGQLFTSRGKINIKNAKYKLSNEQIDPNVDSYASQNFSLGYLRHLFISDEILGLQLASLHNIAFYLWLARTAREKILSGDFKNWKKDFIQIYNGNQG
- the yajC gene encoding preprotein translocase subunit YajC gives rise to the protein MNHIFSTIMMTPPGGGDGGGGGMMSMLLMFAVVIAIMYFMMIRPQQKRQKEHQNMLSNIRKGDRVITTAGMHGSVTDSDDKTFTLQIADNVKVKFEKASIASKL
- a CDS encoding bifunctional 3,4-dihydroxy-2-butanone-4-phosphate synthase/GTP cyclohydrolase II: MLNTIEEALIDLASGKVIIVMDDEDRENEGDLIASSELCTHETINFMSTKGKGLICIAITEARARALELEPMVRVNSALHETKFTVSVDYAHGTSTGISAFDRAITVRAVARLDTKPSDLLRPGHVFPLVAQEGGVLRRAGHTEATVDLMRLAGLKSSGILCEMISEDGSMARMPELVDFAKANNMKIITIKDLIAYRLKTDNLIKCTAEAKLPTKHGDFIVHVYESEIDQFEHSALVLGEIDPEKPTLVRVHSECLTGDVFGSIRCDCGEQLEKSLEMIAKAGNGVLLYMRQEGRGIGLINKVKAYSLQDAGLDTVEANVELGFAPDPRDYGIGAQILRSLGIRKMSLITNNPRKRVGLESYGLEVVDLVPLQIEPNDSNRHYLETKRTKLGHILNSL